The Vidua macroura isolate BioBank_ID:100142 chromosome 9, ASM2450914v1, whole genome shotgun sequence genome has a window encoding:
- the ZNF281 gene encoding zinc finger protein 281, translating to MKLGSGFLGGGKRAAAMEPTFPPGMVMFNHRLPPVTSFARAAAPPAAAQHPPQCVLPPAAAAASSTAAGEPPAPPPPQDVTFKKEPAGAFPSAPSSQRSPWGFLQSLVSIKQEKPSEQEEEQQSQHHHHYGGLFGGAAEERPPGLGSGEGTGQSVIQDLSLLHHLHQHPHRDLLLTGRGEGAPGSAGEPKHDAQVKKAKRPKPETQGIKAKRKPSASSKPPLVGDGEGAVASPSQKPHVCEHCSAAFRSSYHLRRHVLIHTGERPFQCSQCSMGFIQKYLLQRHEKIHSREKPFGCDQCSMKFIQKYHMERHKRTHSGEKPYKCDTCQQYFSRTDRLLKHRRTCGEAIGKAGAGMEPGSSNSMGSLAALSQGNTSSSRRKSKTKNTSTENKGSKCSSKITESQVTSNVAMPSYAVDIPIVSSSGGLVGTGVEELQKKVPKLVLKKTSRKQGDKNYLNFVSPLPDILGQKPLSGKQSGSLGLVANTGVESIGLLQSTGGKPGQISSNYDDAMQFSKKRRYLQTASSNSAFSLNVGHMTSQQSVIQSPGVSVMDNEAPLSLIDSASLNSEIKSCHDKSGIPDEVLQSLLDQYSHKSEGQKEDPFSITEQRVDLHTSGEHSDMVQEENLSPNSQTVSNDKASMLQEYSKYLQQAFERTTNSTGFAFGPSFQFVSLSSTLHNHTLFPDKQIYTTSPLECGFSQSVTSVLPTALPKPPFGMLLGSQPGFYLSALEASHQQLTPSQELDDLIDPQKNLETSSNYQSTSQKLTGQKEQKNLESSTSFQIPSQELTSQIDPQKDIEPRATYQIENFAQAFGSQFKSGSRVPMTFITNSNGEVDHRVRTSVSDFSGYTNMMSDVSEPCSTRVKTPTSQSYR from the coding sequence ATGAAACTCGGCAGCGGCTTCCTCGGCGGCGGCAAGAGGGCGGCGGCCATGGAGCCAACGTTCCCCCCCGGCATGGTGATGTTCAACCACCGCCTGCCCCCGGTCACCAGCTTCGCCCGGGCGGCCGCGCCCCCCGCGGCGGCCCAGCACCCCCCGCAGTGCGTGTTAcctccggccgccgccgccgcttcctCCACGGCGGCGGGCGAGCCCCCGGCGCCTCCGCCCCCGCAGGACGTGACTTTCAAGAAGGAGCCGGCGGGGGCTTTCCCCTCCGCACCCTCCTCGCAAAGGAGCCCCTGGGGCTTTCTGCAGTCCCTGGTGAGCATCAAGCAAGAGAAGCCCAGcgagcaggaggaggagcagcagtcGCAGCACCATCACCACTACGGGGGGCTTTTCGGGGGAGCGGCGGAGGAGAGACCCCCCGGCCTGGGCAGCGGCGAAGGAACCGGCCAGAGCGTGATCCAGGACCTCAGCCTTCTTCACCACCTGCACCAGCATCCCCACCGAGACCTGCTGCTGACTGGCAGAGGCGAGGGCGCTCCAGGGAGCGCGGGTGAGCCAAAGCACGACGCCCAGGTCAAGAAGGCAAAGAGGCCAAAGCCAGAAACTCAGGGAATCAAAGCCAAGCGGAAGCCGAGCGCTTCATCCAAACCCCCCCTGGTGGGAGATGGGGAAGGTGCCGTCGCGTCCCCCAGCCAGAAACCTCACGTCTGCgagcactgcagtgctgccttCAGGAGCTCCTATCACTTGCGCAGGCACGTGCtcatccacaccggggagaggcctTTCCAGTGCAGCCAGTGCAGCATGGGCTTCATCCAGAAGTACTTGCTGCAGAGACATGAGAAGATCCACAGTAGGGAGAAGCCTTTTGGGTGTGACCAGTGTAGCATGAAGTTCATCCAGAAGTACCACATGGAAAGACACAAGAGGACGCATAGTGGAGAAAAGCCATACAAATGTGACACTTGTCAGCAGTATTTTTCAAGGACTGATAGACTGTTAAAGCACAGAAGAACATGTGGTGAAGCCATAGGTAAAGCAGGGGCTGGAATGGAGCCCGGATCATCAAATAGCATGGGTAGCTTGGCTGCATTGTCTCAGGGAAATACAAGTTCCTCaaggagaaaaagtaaaacaaaaaatacatccactgaaaacaaaggaagcaagtgTAGCAGCAAAATCACTGAATCTCAAGTTACAAGTAATGTGGCCATGCCGAGTTATGCAGTTGATATTCCTATTGTGTCTTCCAGTGGTGGTCTAGTTGGCACGGGCGTAGAAGAACTTCAGAAAAAGGTGCCAAAATTGGTCttgaaaaaaacaagcagaaaacaagGAGACAAAAATTACCTTAATTTTGTATCACCACTGCCAGATATTTTGGGGCAAAAACCACTGTCTGGGAAACAGAGTGGCTCTCTAGGCCTAGTAGCCAATACCGGTGTAGAATCTATTGGCCTTCTCCAAAGTACAGGTGGTAAACCGGGTCAAATAAGTAGCAATTATGATGATGCCATgcagttttcaaagaaaagaagataCTTACAAACTGCAAGCAGTAACAGTGCCTTTTCACTTAATGTCGGACACATGACTTCCCAGCAGTCCGTCATCCAGTCTCCAGGTGTTAGCGTTATGGATAATGAAGCTCCTTTATCTCTTATTGATTCAGCATCTTTAAATAGTGAAATAAAGTCTTGCCACGACAAGTCTGGTATTCCTGATGAAGTCTTGCAGAGCCTTTTGGACCAGTACTCTCACAAATCGGAAGGCCAGAAAGAAGATCCTTTCAGTATAACTGAACAGCGTGTGGACTTGCACACCTCAGGAGAACATTCAGACATGGTTCAGGAAGAAAACTTGAGCCCTAACTCTCAAACAGTCTCAAATGATAAGGCAAGCATGTTGCAAGAATACTCAAAATACCTCCAACAAGCCTTTGAACGAACAACCAACagcactggttttgcttttggaCCCAGTTTCCAGTTTGTTAGCTTGTCTTCAACTCTCCATAACCACACTCTGTTTCCAGACAAACAGATATACACTACATCTCCACTTGAGTGTGGCTTCAGCCAATCCGTTACCTCAGTATTGCCAACTGCGTTGCCAAAACCTCCATTTGGGATGTTGCTTGGCTCTCAGCCAGGCTTTTATTTGTCTGCTTTGGAGGCTTCGCATCAACAGTTGACTCCTTCTCAAGAGCTGGATGATCTCATCGATCCGCAGAAAAACTTAGAGACTTCGTCGAACTACCAGTCAACATCTCAGAAACTGACTGGccagaaggaacagaaaaactTAGAATCCTCAACGAGCTTTCAGATCCCATCTCAGGAGTTAACCAGCCAGATAGATCCTCAGAAGGACATAGAGCCTAGAGCAACCTACCAGATCGAGAACTTTGCACAAGCGTTTGGTTCTCAGTTCAAGTCGGGCAGCAGGGTGCCAATGACTTTTATCACTAACTCTAATGGAGAAGTGGACCATAGAGTAAGGACTTCAGTGTCAGATTTCTCAGGGTATACAAATATGATGTCTGATGTAAGTGAGCCATGTAGTACACGAGTAAAAACCCCAACCAGCCAGAGTTACAGGTAA